Proteins co-encoded in one Lusitaniella coriacea LEGE 07157 genomic window:
- a CDS encoding histone deacetylase family protein, which yields MFPIIYSERFLERDNGRFHPERRERLTAIIEAINATNWADRIQWNAPTPVDRREVLPWIQQAHAQDYINLVRQIAEEGGGMLDMDTLVCPQSYEIALLAVSAWLDGVDRALNDNSPVFVLARPPGHHAERKMGMGFCLFSNAAIAAEYALTQPNIDRVAILDWDVHHGNGTQHITESNPRIAYCSLHQSPGYPYTGRSEERGMHENVLNIPLSPRSTVTEYQTAFEGQVIPFLQNFQPDLLVVSAGYDANRDDPLSGMDLQPQDYGVFTHLILPLTHRIVFGLEGGYDLPSLGKSVVATIESCLTASYSKRQEAGGRGKKGKP from the coding sequence ATGTTTCCCATTATTTATTCCGAGCGCTTTCTAGAGCGCGATAACGGGCGCTTTCACCCCGAACGCCGCGAACGCCTAACCGCTATTATTGAAGCGATTAACGCAACAAATTGGGCAGATCGCATCCAATGGAATGCCCCAACTCCTGTGGATCGACGAGAAGTTTTACCCTGGATACAACAGGCACACGCTCAAGACTACATCAATCTCGTTCGCCAAATTGCCGAGGAGGGGGGCGGAATGTTGGATATGGATACTCTCGTTTGTCCCCAAAGCTATGAAATTGCGCTCCTTGCGGTCAGTGCGTGGCTGGATGGGGTCGATCGCGCCCTCAACGATAATTCTCCTGTTTTTGTCCTTGCCCGCCCGCCGGGACACCACGCAGAGCGTAAAATGGGGATGGGATTTTGTTTATTTTCCAATGCCGCGATCGCGGCGGAATACGCCCTCACTCAGCCGAATATCGATCGCGTGGCAATCTTAGACTGGGACGTTCACCACGGTAACGGCACGCAACACATTACCGAAAGCAATCCTCGCATCGCCTATTGTTCGCTACATCAATCCCCCGGTTATCCCTATACAGGTCGCTCAGAAGAACGGGGAATGCACGAAAATGTCCTCAATATTCCGCTCTCCCCCCGCAGTACCGTAACGGAATATCAAACGGCATTTGAGGGGCAAGTTATCCCCTTCTTACAAAATTTTCAACCTGATTTGCTCGTTGTTAGTGCGGGATACGATGCCAATCGCGACGATCCTCTGTCGGGAATGGACTTGCAACCCCAGGATTACGGTGTATTCACTCATTTGATTTTACCGTTGACGCACCGCATTGTCTTTGGCTTAGAAGGCGGCTACGATCTTCCTTCCTTGGGGAAATCTGTTGTGGCAACAATTGAGAGTTGTTTGACAGCGAGTTATAGCAAAAGGCAGGAGGCAGGAGGCAGAGGGAAGAAGGGAAAACCTTGA
- a CDS encoding hydantoinase B/oxoprolinase family protein, producing MSTPQRWQFWIDRGGTFTDIVAQCPDGRIVVHKLLSENPERYSDAPIQGIRDLMGLAANEPIPTEQIEAVKMGTTVATNALLERKGDRVVLAITQGYKDALRIGYQNRPNIFAREIILPEMLYDRAIEVEERYSARGEELTPVNLKKVKIDLQAAYDEGIRSCAIALLHGYRYPHHEEQVAEIAVAIGFTQISISHRVSPLMKLISRGDTTVVDAYLSPILRRYVDRVASQLEISPRELEPDSKTRVRLLFMQSNGGLTDAQQFQGKDSILSGPAGGVVGAVKASQLAGFDKIIGFDMGGTSTDVSHYAGEYERNFETEVAGVRLCAPMMSIHTIAAGGGSIIQFDGARYRVGPESAGANPGPASYGRGGDLTVTDCNVMVGKLQPEFFPKVFGKDGDEPLNAEIVREKFAQLTAEIGDNRTPEAVATGFLAIAVDKMAKAIEKISLQRGYDVSQYTLCCFGAAGGQHACLIADALGMQRIFIHPYAGVLSAYGIGLADIRVLREQAVEGKLNDSILPQLEGEFVALVQQGKGELEHQDTPNVEQATILRQVRLKYEGTDSTLVVDFDNCLAMRQQFEALHQQRYGFIMGEKELIVEAISVELICPTYTPEEEIIPQERESLPCENASVKMYVANCWQDTPVYTRENLQPGDIITSPAIIIEPTGTNIIEPGWQGEVNERNHLILVRIAPLKIEVEDKSKNSNTPDPILLEIFNNLFSSIAEQMGTALQNTSYSVNIKERLDFSCAIFDSQGQLIANAPHIPVHLGSMSESVQSLIDARGNTLQSGDVYAINNPYNGGTHLPDITVITPVFSQNSNASPLFYVASRGHHADIGGITPGSMPSHSTTVEEEGILLDNFQLVHRGEFREQELFNLLTSGNYPARNPNQNLADLQAQIAANEKGIQELNRAIAHYGLETVQTYMQHVRDNAEASVRKAINALKDGSFSVELDTGGKIEVDIAIDRASQNATLDFRRTSSQLNNNYNAPIAVCKAAVLYVFRTLVDDEIPLNAGCLEPLNIIVPKGCLLNPEYPAAVVAGNVETSQHITDCLYGALGLIAASQGTMNNFTFGNEKYQYYETICGGSGAGETFNGTDAIQTHMTNSRLTDPEVLEWRFPVRLEEFKIRPNSGGKGKYSGGNGTIRKIRFLEPMTAAILSSRRQIPPFGLRGAEAGATGKNRVERCDGTLEELGSTATVQMQPGDAFIVETPGGGGFGRSAKSGAD from the coding sequence ATGTCTACCCCTCAACGCTGGCAATTTTGGATCGATCGCGGCGGCACATTTACCGATATTGTTGCGCAATGTCCCGACGGACGGATCGTCGTTCATAAACTACTTTCAGAAAATCCCGAACGCTACAGCGATGCACCCATCCAAGGGATTCGCGATCTCATGGGACTCGCCGCCAACGAACCCATTCCTACAGAACAAATCGAAGCGGTGAAAATGGGAACGACGGTTGCCACCAATGCGCTGTTGGAGAGAAAAGGCGATCGCGTGGTTCTTGCCATTACCCAAGGATACAAAGATGCGTTGCGCATTGGCTATCAAAATCGTCCGAATATTTTCGCGCGGGAAATTATTCTCCCGGAGATGCTATACGATCGCGCGATCGAGGTGGAAGAACGCTACAGCGCGCGAGGGGAGGAGTTAACCCCCGTTAACCTCAAAAAAGTCAAAATCGACCTCCAAGCTGCTTATGATGAAGGAATTCGTAGTTGCGCGATCGCGCTGCTTCACGGTTATCGCTACCCCCACCATGAAGAACAAGTGGCTGAAATTGCCGTAGCGATTGGGTTTACCCAAATCTCCATCTCCCACCGCGTCAGTCCCCTGATGAAACTCATCAGTCGCGGCGATACCACGGTTGTGGATGCTTATCTTTCTCCTATTCTCCGCCGTTATGTGGATCGCGTTGCCTCTCAGTTAGAGATATCTCCCCGCGAACTAGAACCCGATAGCAAAACACGAGTCCGACTCCTCTTCATGCAATCCAACGGCGGACTCACCGACGCGCAACAATTCCAAGGGAAAGATAGCATTTTGTCGGGCCCTGCGGGAGGCGTTGTGGGTGCGGTGAAAGCGAGTCAATTGGCAGGATTTGACAAAATAATCGGTTTTGATATGGGGGGAACCTCGACTGATGTCAGTCACTATGCGGGGGAGTACGAACGCAATTTTGAGACGGAAGTGGCTGGGGTTCGCTTGTGTGCGCCGATGATGTCCATTCATACCATAGCAGCCGGGGGCGGTTCTATTATCCAGTTTGACGGCGCACGGTATCGTGTGGGCCCCGAATCGGCGGGTGCAAATCCGGGTCCCGCTTCCTACGGGAGGGGGGGAGATTTAACGGTGACAGATTGCAATGTGATGGTGGGGAAATTGCAACCAGAATTTTTCCCCAAGGTATTTGGGAAGGATGGGGACGAACCCCTCAATGCAGAGATCGTTCGGGAAAAGTTCGCACAACTTACGGCGGAAATTGGCGACAATCGCACGCCGGAGGCGGTTGCAACTGGATTTCTCGCGATCGCGGTGGATAAAATGGCAAAGGCAATCGAAAAAATATCCCTACAACGGGGGTACGATGTCTCTCAATATACCCTCTGTTGTTTCGGCGCGGCAGGGGGACAACACGCTTGTTTGATTGCGGATGCGTTGGGGATGCAGCGCATTTTCATCCATCCTTACGCGGGGGTTTTGTCCGCCTACGGGATTGGTTTAGCGGATATTCGCGTGTTACGCGAACAAGCAGTTGAAGGGAAGTTGAATGATTCTATTCTCCCTCAATTGGAAGGGGAATTTGTAGCATTAGTGCAACAAGGGAAAGGGGAATTAGAACACCAAGACACCCCAAATGTGGAACAAGCTACCATTCTGCGACAGGTTCGCCTCAAATACGAGGGGACGGATTCTACTTTAGTGGTGGATTTTGACAATTGTTTGGCTATGCGACAGCAGTTTGAAGCCTTACACCAACAACGTTACGGTTTCATTATGGGGGAGAAGGAGCTAATTGTTGAGGCAATTTCTGTTGAATTGATTTGTCCCACTTACACGCCAGAGGAAGAGATTATACCACAAGAAAGAGAGAGTTTGCCGTGCGAGAATGCGTCCGTAAAAATGTACGTTGCCAATTGTTGGCAAGACACCCCCGTTTATACGCGAGAAAATTTACAACCGGGGGATATTATTACCAGCCCTGCCATAATTATCGAACCCACCGGAACGAATATTATCGAACCGGGGTGGCAAGGGGAAGTCAACGAGCGAAATCATTTGATTTTAGTCCGCATTGCGCCCCTAAAAATAGAAGTAGAGGACAAATCGAAAAATAGCAATACTCCCGATCCGATTCTCCTCGAAATCTTCAATAACCTCTTCAGTTCCATCGCCGAACAAATGGGAACGGCACTACAAAATACCAGCTATTCCGTCAATATTAAAGAACGTCTCGATTTCTCCTGTGCAATTTTCGATTCTCAAGGTCAACTCATTGCTAATGCGCCGCACATTCCCGTTCATTTAGGGTCAATGAGCGAAAGCGTTCAAAGTTTGATTGACGCACGAGGCAATACCCTACAATCGGGCGATGTTTATGCAATTAATAATCCTTACAACGGCGGTACGCACCTTCCCGATATTACCGTTATTACTCCCGTCTTCTCTCAAAATTCAAACGCCTCACCGCTATTTTATGTCGCCTCTAGAGGACACCACGCCGATATTGGCGGGATTACTCCCGGTTCGATGCCATCCCACAGTACGACGGTGGAGGAAGAGGGGATTTTATTGGATAATTTTCAACTGGTTCATCGGGGAGAATTTCGAGAACAAGAACTCTTCAACCTTCTCACATCGGGAAATTACCCCGCACGCAATCCCAATCAAAACCTTGCGGATTTGCAAGCGCAAATTGCGGCTAATGAAAAAGGAATCCAAGAATTAAATCGCGCGATCGCGCACTATGGATTAGAAACCGTTCAAACCTATATGCAGCACGTTCGAGATAATGCAGAAGCGTCCGTGCGAAAAGCGATTAATGCTCTAAAAGATGGGAGTTTTTCCGTCGAACTCGATACGGGGGGAAAGATTGAAGTGGATATCGCGATCGATCGCGCATCTCAAAATGCAACTCTGGATTTTAGGCGCACATCTTCCCAACTTAATAACAATTATAACGCCCCAATTGCTGTTTGTAAAGCCGCCGTTTTATACGTTTTCCGAACTCTTGTAGACGACGAAATCCCCCTCAATGCAGGATGTCTTGAACCCTTAAACATCATTGTTCCTAAAGGCTGTTTGCTCAACCCGGAATACCCGGCTGCCGTTGTTGCGGGAAACGTCGAAACCTCCCAACACATTACCGACTGTTTGTACGGCGCATTAGGACTTATTGCCGCCTCTCAAGGAACCATGAATAACTTCACCTTCGGCAACGAAAAATATCAATATTACGAAACCATTTGTGGCGGTTCCGGTGCGGGAGAAACCTTCAACGGCACCGACGCAATTCAAACCCACATGACCAACTCTCGCTTAACCGACCCCGAAGTTTTGGAATGGCGATTTCCCGTGCGATTAGAAGAATTTAAAATTCGCCCGAATAGTGGCGGAAAAGGCAAGTATTCTGGAGGAAATGGAACCATCCGGAAAATTCGTTTTCTCGAACCCATGACCGCTGCAATTTTATCCAGTCGCCGCCAAATTCCTCCCTTTGGGTTGCGTGGCGCAGAAGCAGGCGCAACGGGTAAAAATCGGGTCGAACGTTGCGATGGAACCCTTGAAGAATTGGGAAGTACGGCAACCGTTCAGATGCAACCGGGAGATGCTTTTATTGTTGAAACTCCTGGCGGTGGAGGATTTGGTCGTTCAGCAAAAAGCGGTGCCGATTGA
- a CDS encoding cyclic nucleotide-binding domain-containing protein, producing MLSSFDRLLFIRRVSIFQDLRDEFLVKLASAMDELSFPAEHTIFEQGEEGRSLYVVISGRVRVHVGDRDLARLEKGTFFGEMSLFDAEPRSASVTTVENCECLTLNQLQLIDAIEETPEIAINITRTLSRRIRELNSKINSYESQLKTLDLSKT from the coding sequence ATGTTAAGTAGCTTCGATCGCTTATTGTTTATCAGGCGCGTCTCCATTTTCCAGGACTTGCGAGATGAGTTTCTTGTCAAACTCGCTTCTGCAATGGACGAGCTATCCTTTCCTGCCGAGCATACGATTTTTGAGCAAGGGGAAGAGGGGCGATCGCTGTACGTTGTGATTTCAGGTCGAGTTCGCGTTCACGTCGGCGATCGCGATTTAGCCCGTTTGGAAAAGGGAACCTTTTTCGGGGAAATGTCCCTGTTTGATGCCGAACCGCGATCGGCATCGGTGACAACAGTAGAAAACTGTGAATGCCTCACCCTCAACCAATTACAGCTTATCGATGCTATTGAAGAAACCCCAGAAATTGCCATCAATATTACTCGCACCCTATCCCGCCGCATTCGCGAACTCAACAGCAAAATCAACTCCTACGAATCCCAGCTTAAAACGTTAGATTTAAGTAAGACCTAG